One Dreissena polymorpha isolate Duluth1 chromosome 9, UMN_Dpol_1.0, whole genome shotgun sequence genomic window carries:
- the LOC127845993 gene encoding uncharacterized protein LOC127845993 — translation MANLPEDRLTPGPPFTYVGVDTFGPWPVMTRRTRGEVAESKRWAIIFVCLVTRASHIEVIEDMSSSAFINALRRFISVRGPVKEFRSDRGTNFVDALKDIKADAICVEDPPVKAFLKDKEVAWILNTPHASHKGGC, via the exons ATGGCCAACCTTCCTGAAGATAGACTTACCCCAGGACCTCCATTCACATACGTTGGTGTGGATACCTTCGGACCATGGCCAGTTATGACACGGCGTACCAGAGGAGAGGTTGCAGAGAGCAAACGATGGGCCATCATATTTGTTTGCTTAGTCACCAGAGCATCTCATATAGAAGTGATCGAGGACATGAGTAGCTCAGCCTTTATTAACGCTCTACGACGATTCATCTCTGTACGGGGACCTGTGAAAGAATTTCGATCTGATCGCGGAACCAATTTTGTTGATGCTTTGAAGGACATTAAAGCTGATGCAATCTGTGTTGAAGACCCACCCGTAAAAGCATTTCTCAAGGATAAGGAAGTCGCCTGGATCTTGAACACCCCACACGCTTCGCACAAGGGAGGAT GTTAA
- the LOC127845995 gene encoding uncharacterized protein LOC127845995, which translates to MSVASERIRRDPDLMAPVRTTLNVGGVPHGNLHFKQGPPSQLSRRPSSAGRHFNAPMGLNPVIQKLPVTIQSKWINKAANYKETNCVAYPPFTVLTEFLESMAGRFNDPALVISDKQSQSDISEIPTPEVAALFSHLKPIKDKFPELMENPHIGLPIGRDIPEAHHVLEQVLGDQKQLPFAQKLPLGWVLVGEVCLGQLHMDETCENIRTFKTQVLNADRTTLLCPCQNALKVSEKINTSDDIFKVTKADDQVGLSQDDQKFLQIMDNTIDMRDGHWTAPLPLKNPQKKLPNNKLSVYKRATSLRASLQKNPVKQKQTHKFMQQILDSGAAEEAPPLNEDTERWYLPFFGVYHPRKPNKVRGVFDSSAVFDGNSLNNILLTGPNCTNSLLGVLLRFRRNAVAVMCDVQQLFYCFKVNKEHRDLLRFFWHKDNNPKKELIEYRMTVHVFGNSPSPAVATYCLRKAVETADEDVRTFVNRDFYEDDALTSHLKEEEAIDLIKRTQETLSRSSIRLYKIASNSRVVISSFPVEDLAIDMTSFDISTDEMPDQASLGLKWNTNADTFEFKINIAERPFT; encoded by the exons ATGAGCGTCGCATCTGAAAGAATCAGACGGGACCCGGATTTGATGGCGCCCGTTCGGACAACACTTAATGTGGGAGGGGTTCCACACGGGAATCTACACTTCAAACAAGGGCCACCTAGTCAGCTGTCCAGACGTCCATCATCGGCAGGAA GGCACTTCAACGCTCCAATGGGCTTAAATCCAGTGATACAGAAATTGCCAGTCACTATTCAGTCAAAATGGATCAACAAGGCAGCGAATTACAAGGAGACTAACTGCGTTGCATATCCGCCATTTACAGTGTTAACAGAGTTTCTTGAAAGTATGGCAGGAAGGTTCAATGATCCAGCATTAGTGATCAGTGACAAACAAAGCCAGAG TGACATATCTGAAATACCCACACCGGAAGTTGCTGCATTGTTTTCCCACCTGAAGCCAATCAAGGACAAGTTCCCTGAACTCATGGAGAATCCGCACATAGGGCTACCGATTGGCAGAGATATCCCAGAAGCACATCATGTTCTGGAACAAGTGCTAGGTGATCAGAAGCAATTGCCATTTGCACAGAAACTACCACTTGGTTGGGTTTTGGTTGGCGAAGTGTGTTTGGGCCAGTTGCATATGGACGAGACTTGTGAGAACATAAGAACATTCAAGACTCAAGTGTTGAACGCAGACAGAACAACTTTGTTGTGCCCTTGCCAGAATGCCTTGAAAGTAAGTGAGAAAATCAACACAAGCGATGATATTTTTAAGGTCACTAAAGCTGATGATCAAGTTGGACTGTCCCAAGATGACCAGAAGTTCCTTCAAATCATGGACAATACAATAGACATGAGAGATGGTCATTGGACAGCTCCGTTGCCACTAAAGAATCCCCAAAAAAAGCTCCCAAATAACAAGCTAAGTGTTTATAAGAGAGCTACCAGCCTACGGGCTTCACTACAGAAAAATCCAGTGAAACAAAAGCAAACGCACAAGTTCATGCAACAGATACTAGATTCTGGCGCAGCAGAAGAGGCCCCACCACTGAATGAAGACACAGAACGCTGGTATCTACCTTTCTTTGGGGTATATCACCCGCGCAAGCCAAACAAGGTCCGAGGAGTGTTTGATTCATCTGCAGTATTTGATGGAAATTCACTGAACAACATTCTCTTGACTGGACCAAACTGCACGAATAGTCTGCTTGGTGTACTTCTGCGTTTCAGACGTAATGCTGTTGCTGTCATGTGCGACGTGCAGCAGTTGTTCTATTGCTTCAAGGTCAACAAGGAACACCGTGATTTGCTTCGTTTCTTTTGGCACAAAGACAACAATCCAAAGAAAGAGCTTATAGAATACCGAATGACGGTTCATGTCTTTGGGAACAGCCCTTCGCCAGCTGTAGCCACCTACTGCCTCAGAAAAGCTGTCGAGACTGCAGATGAAGATGTGAGAACCTTTGTAAACAGGGACTTCTATGAAGACGATGCCTTGACATCACATTTAAAGGAAGAAGAAGCCATTGACTTGATTAAAAGAACGCAAGAAACCTTGAGTAGAAGCAGTATTAGACTGTATAAGATAGCCTCTAATTCTAGAGTCGTGATAAGCAGTTTCCCAGTAGAAGACCTCGCAATTGACATGACATCCTTTGACATCTCTACAGATGAAATGCCCGATCAGGCTAGTCTAGGTTTGAAATGGAATACCAATGCCGATACATTTGAGTTCAAGATCAACATTGCTGAAAGACCATTCACATGA
- the LOC127845087 gene encoding perlucin-like, with amino-acid sequence MKAIFLLAFFITFQGSYGCDNGWISFNGHCYHFSTDLESWIGAEGVCIHFGSYLAEIDDHAEDMFMQNWVNILAKVFWVGGTDLGFEGDWTWAYSKKHLYNGYTRWQRNEPSNSGGSEHCLNLWRYTDWNDWPCWQVTNFICEKNGP; translated from the exons ATGAAGGCAATCTTTTTGCTGGCGTTCTTCATTACTTTTCAAGGCAGTTATG GTTGTGACAATGGATGGATATCGTTCAACGGACATTGTTACCACTTCAGTACTGATTTAGAGTCTTGGATAGGTGCTGAG GGTGTGTGCATACATTTCGGGTCGTATCTGGCAGAAATTGACGATCATGCCGAAGACATGTTCATGCAAAACTGGGTCAACATACTTGCTA aagtgTTCTGGGTTGGTGGAACAGACCTGGGCTTTGAAGGGGACTGGACGTGGGCCTACTCGAAAAAACACTTATATAATGGATATACTCGCTGGCAGAGAAACGAACCAAGTAACTCAGGAGGGTCGGAACACTGTTTAAATCTATGGAGATATACAGATTGGAACGATTGGCCGTGCTGGCAAGTGACGAATTTCATTTGCGAGAAAAATGG aCCTTAA